A region of the Yarrowia lipolytica chromosome 1C, complete sequence genome:
CGGCAACTTAGGCATATAtttggtacagtacgagtacacacTTGTGGTGATCGCTTATTGTAAAGAGACCGGTGTTTTAGAGTAGATACTAACGTTACAGTATCCAAGTATGGAGTATATTCTAGATACATAATGTTCTTGCAAACATagatctacagtatgtactgtaccttgAAACTGGTCTTGTCGTagctgctacttgtagccgtAGACTAAGTCTGGTTGGAGTACTCCAAAAGGGACACTTCGACCAATTTAGATCAAGAGATTTGGTTAGATCCGATATGAAGTGCCCCGAAGCTGAGGGGGCTCAGTCAATGCTGCAGTTCCGTTACCGGTTTTatccaactacaactaaCGGCAGTCATCAGCACACACTCGAATAGTCATTCAAAGCCCCCTACAAGCTCTTGGAGCTGTCCAACACTGCCCACAGCTTCTATGACGTTATCAAACCCTCATGCTTACACTATATACCCTCATGCTTTCCTCCTACCAGACGGAAGAGCCTGGTGTGCCAATAATGCCCAGTTGGTGCCAACGAGTGTTAGATCGACGCCAGCAGACGGTGCTCTCAGAACATCGAGAAGAGCCTGCTCTGAGAGATTGAACAGAATCTCAAATCAGTAAACAAGTAAACCCGGGCCGGGTCTATTCAGGTTTGAAACTCAACGAAACCGAGTTGACGCAATGTCGCTCGTCGGTAGGGGTATCGTAGCCCTCGCCCTTGAAAATGTGGCCCAGATGGCCGTCACAGTTGGCACAGACCATCTCAGTTCGGGTCATTCCCAAAGTCTTGTCGACATTGAGCTTCAGAGCGCCCGGAATGGCCTCGTAGAAAGCAGGCCATCCACACGAGCTTCGgaacttggccttggacGTGTACAGAGGAGCGTCGCAGCCAGCACAGTTGTAGGTGCCGTTGTCGAACGTGGAATTGTACTTGCCGGTGTGGGGACGTTCGGTGCCCTTCTCGCGCAGAACACGGAACTGCTCTGGCGACAGAACGGCTCGCCACTCGCTATCGGTCTTGTTGCTCATGTTAATGGACGAGAAAGAAAAGTGTCGGGTGGCTCTTGTGGAGACGGTGGAAGCAAGTTTGTGAGAGTGGGTGAGACGTGAAGAGGGCAAGTTCAAGGATCTAATCAACGCCACTCGCATGCTGTGTGAAACAGAGGCTGTGAGATCAGGTTTATTGCGGTTTAGACGTTGCAACGACGTTGCCACCCGATCCCTAGTGCATGAGAAACGTAGGAGGAAATATTACGCGAATCGGAAATTTAATCATATCATGCGAAAGGTCTCAAATTTCACATTTACGAATTTCTACTTATTTCTTAAATCACATCACTTTCGATCACGTTCTCAAATTCTGCAGTAATTTCTCCCCATGGTGAACCGAACCCACAATGTTATGCTGTGCATCCCACCTTTCCGGAATCCTATTTAGCCGTTTTTTTCTCCCATCATCAACTCTCTTTCTCTACACAACACTCGCGAACCGACCAGAATGGCCACGGGTACCTTTTCGGCTCTCCTAGCTCTTTCGGCCGGTTGGCGAGTGGATTTTGTGTAGGCAAATGATCGATTCTTCGATAATTCTCACTCCATCGTTAAGTCAGGGCTCAAGGACGGACATTTACTTGTCCCACAAAGTCACCCTATTGGCCCGTTACAACTTTGGAAGATCAAGACACAACTTCTTTTATCCTGTCGTTTTGACAGGTTGAAGTTACGAAAAGTCGATAAGAGTTGGGGGCTCTACGCGCAAGCACCCACCTAGAGGGTCCCCTTAGACTTTGACTTTACATCTTATAGAACTGaccatacttgtacacacgatacgagtacaagtgaCGAGCTCTTTGATCCAATGCTTGTAGCTACTCGGAATGTAAACTGTTTTCTTGTCCTCTGTAGGACGTTTGAGTGGCTATGATGTTATTCGGCTTGGTCAAATTTGATCAATCTGATTTTTCCTGATTTTTGCACGAATTTCAAGTAATTTCAAAAAAACTGAtctcaaaaaaaagaagaaaaaaattcaaCGTTCCTATGtacaacaaaaaaagattgcagcacccaggattctcgtatggtctcccactacaatactaactaggctctctggtgcttgactatggctgatcggacgggaagccgtattttcaccaggatatggccgcaaccATTGGGTTGTAAAATCTCGATCCCGGACTTATTCAGCATTCTCCTTAGGTCAGCGTCAagaatcattagaataaaaatttaaaaaaaaaagtcatTCAttaaaacaaaaaaagaaaacgGTATCCAGCTGACCGTCCGGAAGTAGATCGTCGTAAACTTGTCTTAACTAAATACCACATAATCCTCTACACAGTATACTGCATCCTGCTCTACAGGATAACCCTGTACTCTCAACAACCAGCTTTTTAGTCATTATTGTCACGTGCAAGGCACGTGTCACCTTAGGAGGAGTCATGACATCAACTAGTAAGGTCCACGTGATGACTAAGCGACCTTACATGGGTAGAAAAAACTGTGGATTGTTATGACGGGCCAGAgaggtcatgtgacacgAAAAAAGCCGTTTAACATGAAAACTCATTCCAGATCGCTATTTACAGGTGTTATAGACTGTCTACAATGTTTTCGCAGATATtttggtacaagtacagtgtacatactgttaTACTGACTGAAACACCCCGATGTTGTTAGATTTTTCCAACTAAAGTTGTTGGAATGTCGAGTAAACGACATAGATCTGAGATTAATCTCAAGAGTAGTAATACCCcttttttcaaaaaaaatgacTGAGGAGTGTTATATATTCTTTTTATAGTATAATATGGCAGTATTATTAGCGTTTCTCTCTAGTCGTTGGAATATCTATGGACCCAACAGGGAAGAGGAACTTCATCATTGAGCCCAACACACATTGTCATACAACAAATAATGgttggagctgctcaaacCCGGTCTAGAGAACTCTTCATCTCTTCAGTCGGACTCTTCATCGTTTAGGTTGAACGCTTCAACGCTTCAGTCGGACAAT
Encoded here:
- a CDS encoding uncharacterized protein (Compare to YALI0C05533g, similar to Saccharomyces cerevisiae YCL033C; ancestral locus Anc_1.40, similar to uniprot|Q9ZS91 Arabidopsis thaliana T4B21.5 protein (Hypothetical protein)) is translated as MRVALIRSLNLPSSRLTHSHKLASTVSTRATRHFSFSSINMSNKTDSEWRAVLSPEQFRVLREKGTERPHTGKYNSTFDNGTYNCAGCDAPLYTSKAKFRSSCGWPAFYEAIPGALKLNVDKTLGMTRTEMVCANCDGHLGHIFKGEGYDTPTDERHCVNSVSLSFKPE